A single region of the Pseudorhodoplanes sp. genome encodes:
- the moaB gene encoding molybdenum cofactor biosynthesis protein B, whose product MPGIDETRQFIPLKIAVLTVSDTRAFADDKSGATLVERIEKAGHTVGARAIVTDDVEKIRAQVKQWIGDPAIDVIISTGGTGFTGRDVTPEALEPLFEKRMEGFSTLFLMVSHAKIGTSAIQTRATAGVAGATYIFCLPGSPGACKDAWDEILVHQLDYRYRPCNFVEIMPRLDEHLLRAKAKGATV is encoded by the coding sequence ATGCCCGGCATCGACGAAACCAGACAATTCATTCCGCTCAAGATCGCGGTCCTTACCGTATCCGATACGCGCGCGTTCGCCGACGACAAATCGGGCGCAACACTTGTTGAGCGCATTGAGAAGGCAGGACACACTGTCGGCGCGCGCGCCATCGTCACCGATGACGTGGAGAAAATCCGCGCGCAGGTGAAGCAATGGATCGGCGACCCGGCGATCGACGTCATCATCAGCACCGGCGGCACCGGCTTCACCGGCCGCGACGTGACGCCTGAAGCGCTGGAACCTCTGTTCGAAAAACGGATGGAAGGATTTTCTACCCTCTTCCTGATGGTCAGCCACGCGAAGATCGGGACATCGGCGATCCAGACGCGCGCGACCGCGGGCGTTGCAGGCGCGACCTACATCTTTTGCTTGCCGGGATCGCCCGGCGCCTGCAAAGACGCGTGGGACGAAATTCTCGTCCATCAACTCGATTATCGCTACCGGCCCTGCAATTTCGTGGAAATCATGCCGCGCCTCGACGAGCATCTGCTCCGCGCCAAGGCTAAGGGCGCGACGGTTTAG
- a CDS encoding MmcQ/YjbR family DNA-binding protein, whose amino-acid sequence MASPADFRRTALSLAGTTQAPHFDRTAFKVTRIYATLAADGRTANLKFTPDEQQLKCLVGPDAFAPAPNAWGRQGWTTATLARLSAPELKAALVMAWQHALPKTRSSARAAPQKRRSKANPQ is encoded by the coding sequence ATGGCCAGCCCAGCCGACTTCCGCCGCACCGCGCTGTCCCTCGCAGGCACAACGCAAGCGCCGCATTTCGACCGCACCGCGTTCAAAGTCACTCGCATCTATGCGACGCTTGCAGCCGACGGACGCACCGCCAATCTCAAATTCACTCCCGATGAGCAGCAGCTGAAATGTCTGGTTGGGCCGGACGCATTCGCGCCCGCGCCGAATGCGTGGGGCCGGCAAGGCTGGACAACCGCGACCCTCGCCAGGCTCAGCGCACCCGAACTGAAGGCCGCGCTCGTCATGGCCTGGCAGCACGCGCTTCCAAAAACGCGGTCCAGCGCTCGCGCCGCACCGCAAAAGCGGCGCAGCAAGGCGAACCCCCAATAA
- a CDS encoding helix-turn-helix domain-containing GNAT family N-acetyltransferase, producing MRLMPDPAFEHRVNAVRRFSRFYTRKIGLLQDGLLDSPFSLTQARVLYELAHTPGQTATDIASALGLDPGYLSRILRAFDEQGLIDRERARADGRQVVLSLTTNGRKAFAALDHRSQRDMGMILRNLSLADQERVVAAMRRIEALVGDGDGSAARCILRRHRPGDMGWVVSVHGALYAQEYGWDISFEALVADIVAQFIRRFDAQREHCWIADMDGEPVGSAFLVKGDTADVAKLRLLIVDPKARGLGLGRRLVDECIAFARAEDYRQITLWTQSILISARRIYQAAGFRLVESKPHTSWGASLVGETWRLDL from the coding sequence ATGCGCCTGATGCCCGATCCCGCTTTCGAACATCGCGTCAACGCGGTGCGGCGTTTTTCGCGCTTTTACACCCGCAAGATCGGTCTCTTGCAGGACGGACTGCTGGATTCGCCTTTCTCGCTGACCCAGGCGCGCGTGCTTTACGAGCTGGCGCACACGCCGGGTCAGACCGCGACCGACATCGCGTCCGCCCTCGGGCTTGATCCCGGTTATCTCAGCCGCATCCTGCGCGCCTTTGACGAGCAGGGGCTGATCGACCGCGAGCGTGCGCGCGCCGATGGTCGCCAGGTCGTGCTCTCCCTCACCACCAACGGTCGCAAGGCTTTTGCCGCGCTCGATCATCGCTCGCAACGCGACATGGGCATGATTTTGCGCAACCTCTCGCTCGCCGATCAGGAGCGCGTGGTCGCTGCGATGCGCAGGATCGAGGCGCTGGTTGGCGATGGCGATGGATCGGCTGCGCGCTGCATTTTGCGACGGCACCGGCCCGGTGACATGGGCTGGGTCGTCTCCGTGCATGGTGCGCTCTATGCGCAGGAATATGGCTGGGACATCAGTTTCGAGGCGCTCGTCGCCGATATCGTCGCGCAATTCATCAGGCGGTTCGATGCTCAACGCGAGCATTGCTGGATCGCCGACATGGACGGAGAGCCGGTGGGATCGGCATTTCTGGTGAAAGGCGACACCGCTGATGTAGCAAAACTGCGACTACTGATTGTCGACCCGAAAGCTCGCGGACTTGGGCTTGGCCGCAGGCTGGTCGATGAATGCATCGCTTTCGCGCGCGCCGAGGACTACCGGCAGATCACGCTTTGGACGCAAAGCATCCTTATCAGCGCACGTCGAATCTATCAGGCGGCCGGGTTCCGCTTGGTGGAAAGCAAACCGCATACAAGCTGGGGTGCGTCGCTGGTCGGAGAGACTTGGCGGCTGGATTTGTGA
- a CDS encoding glycosyltransferase: MLSVIIPTHESERLVVRTLACLVQGATAGLVREVILADGGSTDETQKVADVAGCRFMILSGPTGARLKAAASDARGPWLLFLRPGAILDPEWVTDIQRFLMTAGDESAPKAAAFRPAVDSTQSVSGQFLQLLRQLWSGGPKPDHGLLVAKIIYEQLGGHVADSGDAEAALLRKIGRRRIAVLRSGISNFG, encoded by the coding sequence ATGCTGAGCGTCATCATTCCCACTCACGAATCGGAACGGCTGGTGGTGCGCACGCTGGCCTGTCTGGTGCAGGGCGCGACCGCGGGGCTCGTCCGCGAGGTGATTCTGGCCGACGGCGGTTCGACGGACGAAACGCAGAAGGTGGCCGATGTCGCCGGCTGCCGCTTCATGATTTTGTCCGGGCCGACGGGTGCCCGCCTCAAGGCGGCGGCGAGTGATGCGCGCGGGCCCTGGCTGCTGTTTCTGCGTCCGGGCGCGATTCTCGATCCCGAGTGGGTTACCGACATCCAGCGCTTCCTGATGACGGCCGGCGATGAAAGCGCGCCGAAGGCTGCTGCCTTCAGGCCGGCGGTCGACAGCACGCAATCCGTCTCCGGACAATTCCTGCAGCTTCTGCGTCAACTCTGGAGCGGCGGGCCGAAACCTGATCACGGCTTGCTGGTCGCGAAGATCATCTACGAGCAGCTCGGCGGGCATGTCGCCGACAGCGGCGATGCGGAAGCCGCGTTGCTCCGCAAGATCGGTCGCCGGCGGATTGCAGTGCTGCGTTCGGGCATCAGCAACTTTGGTTGA